A portion of the Lolium rigidum isolate FL_2022 chromosome 1, APGP_CSIRO_Lrig_0.1, whole genome shotgun sequence genome contains these proteins:
- the LOC124682927 gene encoding transcription factor ILI5-like: protein MSGRRSRGSVSEEEINELISKLQSLLPTARRRGGSSSSSSQASTAKMLKETCSYIKTLNREVEDLSDRLTDLMATMDQNSPAAEIIRSLLR from the exons ATGTCGGGCAGGCGGTCGCGCGGCTCCGTGTCCGAGGAGGAGATCAACGAGCTCATCTCCAAGCTCCAGTCCCTGCTCCCCACCGCTCgccgccgcggcggcagcagtagcagcagcagccag GCTTCGACGGCGAAGATGCTCAAGGAGACATGCAGCTACATCAAGACCCTGAACCGGGAAGTGGAGGACCTCAGCGACCGTCTCACCGACCTCATGGCCACCATGGACCAAAACAGCCCCGCCGCCGAGATCATCCGCAGCCTCCTCCGCTAA